The DNA sequence TTAATGGTTTCAATATCAACTTCCGGGAAAAGTCCAGCTTTTGCAAGGTATCTCAGGGAAAAATTTGAAAATAATTTTGGAATTGAGTATGAAATTTTTTTAAAACTTATGGGATCTATACGAACAAAGCTTTTGCTACAAGCAAAGTCCCCGGAAATTCATAAAAATACTTTCCTAAAATTGATAGAATCAGATATATTAGAAAACATAAAATTAAATAAAATTAATAAAATTAATGAAATACTTAGACAGATATTAGGTGAAGGTTATATTTTTGAAGAATTAATTCAAATTTCATAGGCGCGATTGGACTTGAACCAACGACCTCTTCCGTGTCAGGGAAGCGCTCCAGCCTCTGAGCTACGCGCCTGTAAGAATCACTCAATTATTGTTTTTATTTTATTTTGTCAAGGTAAAAAATATGTTTTTGATTAAATTAAAGCAAGGTAAGCTTAAATTTGATATTTTAAGAAAAAATTTTTCTATAGTTTTATTTTTTTTGCTAATAGTGTCACTTATTCTTTTCTTAAATAAAGGCGCATTGAGCCAATCTTTATTTGATAATTTTTTTTCTTCAAACAAAGGTAAAATTAAAATCGTAATTGATCCTGGTCATGGAGGGTTAGATAAAGGATTAATGTTTCCTTCTGAATCTTATGAAAGTAATATAGTTTTAAGTTTAGCTAAAATGATTTCAAATAAGCTTGATAAACAATTTGATGTTTTTCTTACACGCAATGATGATTATGCCTCAGATATAATTGAAAGAAGCGGTTTCTCAAATAATATTAATCCTGAATTATTTATTAGTATTCACGTTGAAAAAAATAAAATTAAATCTTGCAATATGAGCATTTTATACTTTAACGGTGACTCTACAAATAATAATTCTTGCTCCCAACAAGATAATAAAAAAATTGCGGAGGCATTTAAAGTATCTATAGCTGAACATTTAAATATGAAAGTCAGCATCAAAGAAGCTCCTGTTCTCATATTAAAAACCGTATGCGCCCCATCTATTCTTATAGAAATTAGTTATTCAAATAACCCCAGCGACAAATATTTAATGGATGTTTCAAACGGAATATGCAAGGGGATATTTTCGATTTTTTAATAAAAACGCCATAATAAGTATGTATTTATTTAAAGAACGGGGCATCATAGATGTCAAAGGAAAGGGAAATATTAAAACCTATTTTCTTATAAAAAAAATTTATAAATGAAAAACTTAAGACTATTTCTCTGAAATCACATAATCATTAATTAATTAAAAATTCAAAAGGAAAAAAATGGTAGGAGTAAAAACTGAAAAATTAGCTGTATTAATAGACGCTGATAATGCACAACCGTCCATTATTGAAGGCTTATTGACGGAAATAGCAAAATATGGGACTGCTAATGTAAAAAGGATTTATGGGGATTGGACAGTGCCGGATCTAAAGGTATGGAAAGAAGTTTTATTACAGTATTCAATTCAGCCCATTCAGCAATTTAGATATACCACAGGAAAAAATGCTACTGACAGTGCAATGATAATTGATGCAATGGATTTACTTTATACTAATAAGTTTGATGGATTTTGTATCGTATCGAGTGATAGTGATTTTACTAAATTAGCGTCAAGGATAAGGGAGGCCGGTCTTTTTGTTTATGGCTTTGGAGAAAAGAAAACTCCCAAACCTTTTGTTTCAGCTTGTGACAAATTCATATTCACCGAAGTCCTGCGAACAAAAGATGACGATTCAGCTAAAATTAATCGCAAAACAGCATCAGAATTAAAACAAGATTCTAAGTTAGTTAATTTATTAAGAAGTGCTGTTGAGAATTCTTCTGATGATAGTGGTTTGGCACATTTGGCATCTGTTGGTAGTAATATCGCTAAACAAGCGCCTGAGTTTGATCCACGAAATTATGGATATAAAAAATTAGGTGAACTTATAGCAGCAACCAAACTATTTCAGATCGAGGAAAGAGAAGTTGGTGATGGGCTTTCAAAGGCGTTGTATTTAAAAGATCTAAGAAAAAGATAAACTTCTATCAATTATGAATCATTGAAATATTTGCTATTTTTTGTATTTATTTTTTAGTAATTAAGGATATAATTATTTGTATTTGATTTTTTAGAGCTTCCTTTTCATCTGAGTTTATTCCTTCTGGATCAAAACGATATTTATAGTGCAATAAAAGAGCTGATTTAATATTGTTTAACGGAATAGATAACGGAAGTATATTGGATATCCTTTCTATCCATGCACCTGTTGTTTCCCATGGATAACGGAAATATCCTTTTTCAGTTAATATTGTTTCGATTAAATAAAACTCAGAATTTTTACCAGGAAATGGCTTTGATATAATTTCTTTATCTTTATATGATTTAACCCGCTTGACTGCTTGTTTTTTAGAATACAATCTCCATGTCATAACGCATAAAAGCAGTATAATAAGTCCCCATAAATATTTTGTAATGTGCTCTTTGCTATTTTTTAATCGCCATTCGTATAATTTGAATATTAATTGAGACCAAAGATCAAAAACAGACTCCAAAGTTGAAGCGGTTTCCTCTTCGATTTCAGATCTGGAAGGAGGCGTTGAATCAAAATTGCACCATGTTCCATTAATAAAAGCAAGCGTCCATGCGTGAGCATGTCTGCCTCTAATTGCGATCCATTCGTCTATTCTATTTTTTTGATCAACTACATATCCTGTTGCATAACGAGCTGGAATATTTGCTGAACGAAGGAGAAGAACAGATGCTGTGGCAAAATATTCACAATGCCCTGATTTCGTTCTTGTTAAAAAGTCTTCAAGAGGTGAAACACCTTGTTTTTTGCTGTTTTGTATCAAGGAATATTCGAATTTATTATTAAAAAAATTTTTAACTGTTTCTAAAATTTCTGTTGGAGATTTTGATTTTAGGTCAAGCATTTTATTAATTTCATTTATAGCCGATTCATCTGATGCAGGAATAAATAAATCTTGTTTAGTGGGGGATGAGTCAAAAAGTTCTTTACCTCCAAAAACAGCATCATATATTAATAAGCCAGTATCATCTTCAACTAAAACAGTTCCATACTGATTTCGTTTCATTGTTAAAACAGGTAGTTGGTCAATCTGGATAGTATCAATCGGAATTTTTAGTAAACCTTTCCCTTTTTTAAGGTATGCGGCAATTGTAATCATTTGTTTATTAGTTAGTTCTTGTATATGATGTTTAATTTTCCATGATGTTAAGTTTTCTTCTGATTTTATTGATTCGAAATTTGACTGATATGCAAACCACCATTTTGAAGAATATATATTATAACACGATTCCCTTAGTAAAAAAGAATCTGGAAGTTTATTATTAGATTTTACACGAAAAATAATATGGGAAGATGGATCAATAGTGCCGATATCTCCTATAGCTGTGCGATTACGATAAGGATCAAAATCATCAATAAAAAATTCTGCAAACCAATCGGTTGTATAACTTTGCAGTTTGTTTAATCCTATATGACCAACATATCCTATAAGTCCAGCAAGAATAATTATAGTTAGCCATAATTTAATTGAAAACTTTTTTGAGCGAAATGACCATAATGCCCATGTAATAATTATAAACTGTCCAGCATAAAACCATATATTTCTAATATTTGCTGCACTTGCAGATATTATACAAAAAGCAAGATAAGGATATGCAAGGTTAATATCTGGAAGCTTCCTGTCACTGGCTAAGGTATTTTTTTTTCTTAATAACAGGAAAAAGGATCTAATATTAATTTTTCCAGTTGTGCTGTATGCCTGAAAGACCATAAGGGGAAACAGTGGAACAGGCATCCATAAGACAATTTTATACAAGGCTTGGGATAGATTGACTGAAATAAAATAACCAGAGAGCCCTATTAGCATCATAGCGCATATATCAATGATTTTATAAAGATATGATTGGGGAAAATCCCATCTTACTTTAATTAAACGGGATCCTTCGAGAATAATGGCCATGATTATTGAAAAATATAATAATCCGGAATAAAATCCCCAGAATAAAATCGATGCTCCTAATAAAAATGGTAATGTATCTATAATTTTGCTAATCCTTCCTTAATGTTATTTGGATTGATAATATGAAATTTTTCAGTACTATCGGCCATAGGGCCTAAATCAAGAGCATGAGTTAAATTATTTTCCATAATTACTATAACAAATACAGGCAAGCCCATTTTTTTTAAATGACTGATAAAATTCTGCCGTTCTTTATCCCACATAAGTAAGATAATAATGCAGCCGCTTAATACGGATGAATGTTCAAAAACCGGCAGAGATAGTGTGCTAAAAGGTTTGTCTTGGCATATTTTAACTGAAGCTAATACTTCCATCATTTTGTCAGTATTGGATGTGTTTCTGCCTGATGAAAAGCAATAAGCTTTTGCGCCTACGAACATAAGGTCTATAAGAGATTCCTGAGTTTGAATATTCCCTATAACAGAGGCAGCAACAGACACAGCCGCCTCAAACACATTACTGTAAGCCACATTAAGAAATGTATCCAATATAAGAGCATGCCGCACAAAATATTCATCCATATATTCTTTAATGATGGGTTTCCCGGTTTTTGCCCAGCTTTTCCAATGTATTTGTCGCAATGGATCACCAGGTCGATAATCCCTTACAGATAAAAATTCATCTGAATTACCAATCGAAGATGCAAAAGCGACTCCGCCCGGCTGATATTTTCTTGACCCAGGAAGATCAATGGGATTTATTTGATATTGCTTTGGAAGTATAAGCAAACTTTGGCGAACAGGCACATTTATAAAGGATTTAAAAATCCCCAAAGGATCCGGATATAGAAAATTAACCCCAGTTATTTCCAATTCCCCTCTTTGCAAGGGCAATAAATTAGCTCGTAATTCTATTTTCCCATTTGGCGGAATATTTGGCAATGGAGTTTCTTTAACATGTGCCTTACGATTTTTTGAAATCAGCCACAGCCATCTAAAATATAATGTTCGTCTATCCCAGATATTTCTTTTTTCTTCGTCAGGTTCTGGGGTATTGACTAACTCATCAATAGTCGGTCTTGGATCAGTTAAATTTTCTATTAAGGACAGATAATTCTGTTTTTTTAAAGTTGTATTTTGAATTTCAATGATATAAAAAAGTGTTTCTCCCACAGTTCCAAATTTTGGGAGTTTTCTTATTACAGTAAAATTCCCCTTGGCGAATAAGCTCCAGATCATAGAAATAGAAACAAGAGAAACAAGAAAAGCAAATATTTGGTATGCCAAAGCCTTCTCAGTATCAAGACCAATAACTGCTGAAACGGCAATCCCAATTAAAATCAATCTGCCAACACCTGTAAATCTGCTTGAAATCAATGTATTTACAGTATAAAAAAATCTGTAGCTTTTATATAAGAAACGGTTTAACATTTTTTTTCATCCCATTCTTAAACTTTCCCCATAAATGGTGAAGGTACTGTGAGGATTCTTTTAAGCTGGAACTGGTATTGTTTCAATGATTTCTTCAACAATTGCCTGAGCAGTTCTACCAGAAAAACGAGATTGAGGATCTATTGCTATACGATGAGCTATTACTGCTACAGCGTTTTCTTTTATATGGTCAGGGGTTACAAATTCCATACCGTCAAAAAGTGCGAGAGCTCTGGCTGTTTTCATAAGGGATAGAGATGCCCTTGGTCCAGCTCCCAATAAAACCCCTTTTGCGGTTCTGGTTGCCCTTACGATTTCAACAATATATTGTTTCAATTCATCGCTCATACGTATTTCATTAAGTTTTTGTTTTAATTCTAAGATATCTTCTTTTGTAACGCATGGTTTAATATCGTCAATAGGATGTTTGTTTCCCTGGTCTGAAAGTATAGCGACTTCATCTTCAATGGATACATACCCCAGACTGAATTGAAGGGAAAATCTATCCATTTGAGCTTCTGGAAGAGGGTAGGTGCCTCTGAATTCGATAGGGTTTTGAGTAGCAATAACAAAAAATAAGTTTTCAAGCAGGTGAATTTTCCCGTCAATACTAACTTGTCCTTCTCCCATAGCTTCAAGAAGAGCTGATTGTGTTCGTGGTGATGCTCGGTTTATCTCATCCGCCAGTAATATGTTTGTAAATACAGGCCCTTTGTGAAGATTAAAGGCTTTTTCTTTTTGATCGTAGATTGAAACTCCAAGAATATCAGATGGTAAAAGGTCTGGTGTAAATTGAATACGCTTAAACTGAGTATCAATTGAAAGTGCCAGAGTTTTAGCCAATGTAGTTTTACCTGTGCCTGGAAAATCTTCGAGCAAAATATGTCCTCCGGTAATAAAGCCCGAAAGTAATTTTCTGATACTATTTGATTGCCCCCTCATAACTGTTTCAATATTATTAAAAAGCTTTTCATACACTTGCCGATATGTGTTCATTTTTTGAGTCCTTTTGAATTATTACAATTTATCTGAGTATTATTTATATAATTCGGGTGTGTCCCACCTTTTACACAAAGCTCTGTAGGGGCGACCGGCTGGTCGCCCAAATGATATTGTTCAGCAATTTCCAAAGGGCGACCAGCCGGTCGCCCCTACAATATCTAAATTATTAAAAAGCTTTTCATAAACTTGCCGATATGTGTTCATTTAGAGTCCTTTTAAACTATTTCAAAATTACAGTTATATGTCAATTCGAATTTCTATTATTTATATAATTCACTTTTATTTTGTAAAATATAAAAAAGCTTGCAAATATAGTACAAAAAAATTATTTGAATTAAATTAAATGTAAAAATAAAGTTCAAATAGGTCTATGGAAAAAGTTTTATATAGAAATATCCAAAAGATTTGGCAAAGTTTTTGAGGCCGCTTCAAATCAGTAAAAAACGGGTAATTATACCATAACTTAAAATATTATTTTTTAGAAATTGGGAAAAGCTAATGATGAAAAAATTATTATACAGTTTAATTGCATTACTTATTTTTAGCAGTGTGTATGCTTCAGATGTGGAAAAAGCAGACTGTGAAGTTTCAGGCGCAATTTATGAGAAGGGTACAAAAAAGCCAATAAAAAATGCAGTATTCTTCGTAAAGGAAGCAAGTTTACAAATTGAAACCGATGATAAAGGTGAATTTAAATTTAATGCTAAACCCGGAGAATATACAATCATTATTCCGATTATAGGTTATGAAAAGTTTGAAACCCAAATAAAGATAATTGAGAATGAAAAGCTTGTTCTTACTTTTAGAATAGAGCCTAAGATAATAAATCCTTATGAAATAGTCGTGCGAAGTAAAAAGCCTCAAAGTGAAGTTTCAGCTCAAAGAATAAGTATTCAAGAGGCCTATACAATTCCTGGCTCAAATAGAGATGTAATAAAAGCTATTTCAAACATGCCAGGAATAAATTCAATAAGCGTGTTTAACGGTTATGGAAGTGGGCTTGTTATACGAGGGTCATCTCCTGAAGATAGTGTTTATCATGTAAATGACCAATGGATTCCTATGCTTTATCATTTTGGAGGATTTGAAAGCGTTTTTGAGCCTGAATTAATTGAATCACTTGAATATTATGCTGGAGGTTTTAGTCCTGAATTTTATGAAGCTATGGGGGGCGTTGTTAAAGTTAATTTCAGGGATCCTCGAACTGATAGGATAGGGGGATATGTTAATTTAAGCCTGCTTTCTTCGTCAATTATGTTAGAAGGACCTATAAATGATTCAGATAGCTTCGCAATAAGTGTAAAAAGAGGTTTTTTAGATGTATATACAAGAATGCTGGCATCGGAATTTGAAGATGAATTATCTTTTACAACTTATCCTGTATATTATGACACTAATTTTTTATATACAAAAAAACTTTCTAATCTCAATAAATTAAGGCTTATTGGAGTTTGTTCGTCTGATTCTATGGAAATGGTTCTTGAAGATGAAGCAGAATCTCCAAGATTTTCTAATAAATTATCAACAGATTTAAGCTTTGCAAATTTTATATTTGAATGGGAATATAAAAAAGGTGATTTAAAATCCATTTTTTCTCCGATGCTTTCTTATGAAAAAACTTCGTTTGATTTTGGACCAAGGGCTTATTTTATATTTAGACAGGATATATTAAGCTTAAGCGAGAAATTAGAATTCAGTGCAGGCGAAAAACATTTGATTAAAACTGGAGGAAGGTTTGTAACAGGGATTGTAAAAATTGAGTCTTCATTTTTTGCTCCGCCAAAAGAGGGCGAAGTAACTCATAACCCATATGAAGAAGAAATTAATGATGATCAAAAAATTCATTTTTATTTTCCGGCTTTTTATTTGATGGATCAGATGGCTTATGGAGATTTTATAGTTACTCCTGGTGTAGCGGCTTTATACGATACGCATAATGAACATTTCTATGTGGATCCAAGATTTTCGATTAAATATATGATAAGAAAAGATTTAGCGCTTAAATACGGAATGGGTTTATTTTCAAAAATGCCTGAAGAAGATGAATCCCATGAGCCTTGGGGAACTGAAGGACTTAAGCCTGAACGTTCTTATCATTACATAGGCGGTTTTGAAAAAAATATAACCGATGATATTTCTTTAGACGTTCAGGGATATTATAAAGATTTTAAAAATCTTGTATCAAGAACTGACGATGAAGATCCAACAGAATATGAAAATGCTGGTACAGGCTACGCTTATGGAGCTGAACTTCTTTTGCGCCATAAACTTACAGATAAATTTTTCGGATGGATGTCATATTCATACTGTGTATCTAAAAGAAAAGACGGACCAAATGAAAAAGAACGCTTTTTTGACATGGACATACCCCATAATTTAACTTTTGTATTAAGCTATAAATTTAATAAAGAATGGCAAGTTGGAGCAAGATTTAACTATTCGTCAGGCTTGCCTTATACCGATCTTTTAAGCACTGACACAATTTATGATGTTGATAATGATTATTATCTGCCTATCTATAATGGAGACGTTAATAACAAAAGGCTTAAAGCAAGGCATCAGCTTGATATAAGAATAGATAGGTATTGGCTCTTTGATAAATTTGTTTTAAGCACTTATCTCGACATTCAAAATGTTTACATGAATGACCCTGTTTTTAGAGTCACTTATAGTGATGATTATACTGAAAAAGAAGATTTAAAAGGTCTTCCTGTAATGATATTTTTAGGTTTAAAAGCTGATTTTTAAAAGGTGATAAAACTTACACCTTTAAAAGAACGGGTATGTCCCTTTAGAAAAGCAGGGCTGTTAAGTTCTCATAAAATGGTGTAATTTCTTCATAATCACCCCTCCCCTTGCGGGAGGGGTCGCCAGGGGTCGCCAGCGAAGCTGGCGGGGGTGGGGTGAAATGAGTCTATTAATTTAAATTAAAATTTTGATTGTTATGGTTCACCCTAACCCTCTCCCGTCAAGGGCAATGTTGTTGACTTAAGGAAATTGTAATATGCATCAAGCTAAGCTCCGTTAGGAGCGACCTGTTTGTAGCAATTTTAGTAAACCCCAAATTTTAGCTCCGTAGGAGTGTCCTGTTTAATTAACAGGTCGCTCCTACGGAGCTAAAATTTAGATTATCGCAATTACTACAAACAGGCCGTCCCTACGGGACTTTTATGTTAAGTCAACAGCATTGCCCGTCAAGGGAGCGTCAAGGGAGAGGGGACAAGCTTCAAATTTTTTACAGTTTTGCATTAGCGCTTGTTTACTAATAGTTTAGAACTTAACAGCCCTGCCTTTAATTTTTGCTGAAGAGGAAATTTCACAAAGCAACCAAATAGGTGATATTCAAGAAAACTTTAGATTAATTGAAAAGCTAAATCATCCAAACATAGCTTCAGTAAAATCACTTGGGCATGATAACAAATGTGGCTATTTTATTGTTATGGAATTTGTTGATGGCATAAGTCTTAAAAAATATCGTCAAGCGCAAACAAATAGAGTTCTTCCATTAGATGAAGCTGAGCGTGTAATAAAGCAAGTTGCTTGCGGCATAGATTATGCCTATTCAGAAGGAGTTATTCACAGAGATTTAAAGCCCGAAAACATAATTGTAACTCCAGACAGTAAAGTTAAAATCATTGATTTTGGCATAGCTATGGAAATTAAAAGCACTTATACAAGGCTTACAAGCGTTCGTTTAGACTTAAGCGGAACCTGGCCTTATATGTCCCCTGAACAATGGGAAGGTGAAAGGCAGGATAAAAAAACAGATATTTATTCTTTAGGTGTAGTTTTTTACGAAATGGTAAAAGGATATTGTCCTTTTGAAAATCCTGACCCTATAATTTTAGGAAATATAGTTAAAACTAAGCAGCCTAATCAATCTTGATGATTTTTCAAAAAGCAAGAAACGCGCCCTTCAAAAAATTCTTGAGAAAAATAAAAACAAGCGATTTGATTCTGCTATGGATTTTTATGAGGCTTTAGTTCGAGATGAAAAGAAAAAAAACCTTGCTGCAAAAATTATAGCGAGCGTTGTTTTTATTTTGATTGCCGCTGTAATGGTAGGAATTTATATAAATGGGCAAAGCAGCAGGAAGGCTAAAAATATTGTTTCTGCATGTGATGAAATTGCAAATCAATTAGTTGAGTCCTATTCTGGCAAAGATAAAATAAAAATAGCGGTTCTTCATTTTAAAGGAGAGTCAGGAGGGAAGCCTTTAGCTGAATTTTTTCAAACAAAGCTAAAGAGGCAGATGTTTTTGTTGATGGTCAATTAAAAGGTAAAACCAATGTTACATTAGAAGAACTTCCAAAAGGAAAGAGAAAGATTTTAATTTCAAAGGAAGGTTATGAGAATTGGCAAGGAGAAATAGAGATAGAATCAGGTAAAACCGCAGAAATAAAGCATTCTTTTAGCAGTCTATATGCGGATGTTGATGTTAAAAGCAGTGTAAAAGGTGCAGATATCTATGTAGATGGCTCAAAAAAAGGTGAAACCCCAATTACACTTTCTGTAAAAAAAGGAAATGTAACCATTGATTTAAAAAAAGAATGTTACAAGTCCATGAGTAAAAATATTAATGTTGAAAAATCTCAGTCTGTTTATTTTGACCTTGTTTATGAATGCGGCAATGTAAAAGTAAAAAGCCGTCCTTCAGCAGCAAAATGGTATTTGAATAATGAGGAAGTAGGAACAACTTCCGGAGAAAAAACAGCCCTTAAAGAAGGCCAATATGATGTAAAGGTTGTAAAAGATGGATATATTGATTGGACAGGAAAAGTTACGGTTAAGGCTGGTGGTGTTGAATCTATAGAAGCTGTACTAAAAGAAGTGGACAAAATTAAGGGTGAATGGAAAGAGCCAATAACAGGAATAGAATTTGTTCTAATTCCAGCAGGTGCATTTAATATGGGAAGTCCTGATACTGAAAAAGTCAGATATGATAATGAAGGACCTGTTCATAAAGTTACTTTAGATGCTTTTTATATGGCAAAGTATGAGGTTACAAATTCCCAGTATGTGAAGTTTTTAAATGATGTTGGAAAAAGAGGTCCAAGCGGCCAGCAGTGGTTTGAAACAGAGCAGGAAGATTCAACATCAAAAATTTCAGGAACAGCAGGAAATTTTAATGTAAAAGCAGGTTATGAAAAATATCCTGTTGTAAATGTGTCATACTACGGAGCTGAGGCTTTTGTAAAATGGCTGGCTGGAAAAACAGGCAAGAATATAAGCTTGCC is a window from the Desulfobacterales bacterium genome containing:
- a CDS encoding serine/threonine protein kinase, with translation MPLIFAEEEISQSNQIGDIQENFRLIEKLNHPNIASVKSLGHDNKCGYFIVMEFVDGISLKKYRQAQTNRVLPLDEAERVIKQVACGIDYAYSEGVIHRDLKPENIIVTPDSKVKIIDFGIAMEIKSTYTRLTSVRLDLSGTWPYMSPEQWEGERQDKKTDIYSLGVVFYEMVKGYCPFENPDPIILGNIVKTKQPNQS
- a CDS encoding MoxR family ATPase is translated as MNTYRQVYEKLFNNIETVMRGQSNSIRKLLSGFITGGHILLEDFPGTGKTTLAKTLALSIDTQFKRIQFTPDLLPSDILGVSIYDQKEKAFNLHKGPVFTNILLADEINRASPRTQSALLEAMGEGQVSIDGKIHLLENLFFVIATQNPIEFRGTYPLPEAQMDRFSLQFSLGYVSIEDEVAILSDQGNKHPIDDIKPCVTKEDILELKQKLNEIRMSDELKQYIVEIVRATRTAKGVLLGAGPRASLSLMKTARALALFDGMEFVTPDHIKENAVAVIAHRIAIDPQSRFSGRTAQAIVEEIIETIPVPA
- a CDS encoding DUF58 domain-containing protein, with protein sequence MLNRFLYKSYRFFYTVNTLISSRFTGVGRLILIGIAVSAVIGLDTEKALAYQIFAFLVSLVSISMIWSLFAKGNFTVIRKLPKFGTVGETLFYIIEIQNTTLKKQNYLSLIENLTDPRPTIDELVNTPEPDEEKRNIWDRRTLYFRWLWLISKNRKAHVKETPLPNIPPNGKIELRANLLPLQRGELEITGVNFLYPDPLGIFKSFINVPVRQSLLILPKQYQINPIDLPGSRKYQPGGVAFASSIGNSDEFLSVRDYRPGDPLRQIHWKSWAKTGKPIIKEYMDEYFVRHALILDTFLNVAYSNVFEAAVSVAASVIGNIQTQESLIDLMFVGAKAYCFSSGRNTSNTDKMMEVLASVKICQDKPFSTLSLPVFEHSSVLSGCIIILLMWDKERQNFISHLKKMGLPVFVIVIMENNLTHALDLGPMADSTEKFHIINPNNIKEGLAKL
- a CDS encoding N-acetylmuramoyl-L-alanine amidase; translated protein: MFLIKLKQGKLKFDILRKNFSIVLFFLLIVSLILFLNKGALSQSLFDNFFSSNKGKIKIVIDPGHGGLDKGLMFPSESYESNIVLSLAKMISNKLDKQFDVFLTRNDDYASDIIERSGFSNNINPELFISIHVEKNKIKSCNMSILYFNGDSTNNNSCSQQDNKKIAEAFKVSIAEHLNMKVSIKEAPVLILKTVCAPSILIEISYSNNPSDKYLMDVSNGICKGIFSIF
- a CDS encoding SUMF1/EgtB/PvdO family nonheme iron enzyme: MSKNINVEKSQSVYFDLVYECGNVKVKSRPSAAKWYLNNEEVGTTSGEKTALKEGQYDVKVVKDGYIDWTGKVTVKAGGVESIEAVLKEVDKIKGEWKEPITGIEFVLIPAGAFNMGSPDTEKVRYDNEGPVHKVTLDAFYMAKYEVTNSQYVKFLNDVGKRGPSGQQWFETEQEDSTSKISGTAGNFNVKAGYEKYPVVNVSYYGAEAFVKWLAGKTGKNISLPTEAEWEYACRASSSTPFYFGNCLSTNQANYDGNYPYEGCDKGKYIQAPVKVGSYAKNDFGLYDMHGNVWEWCLDFYDSNYYKNSPEKNPMGPSSGSSRVLRGGSWFNFA
- a CDS encoding transglutaminase domain-containing protein, encoding MAIILEGSRLIKVRWDFPQSYLYKIIDICAMMLIGLSGYFISVNLSQALYKIVLWMPVPLFPLMVFQAYSTTGKINIRSFFLLLRKKNTLASDRKLPDINLAYPYLAFCIISASAANIRNIWFYAGQFIIITWALWSFRSKKFSIKLWLTIIILAGLIGYVGHIGLNKLQSYTTDWFAEFFIDDFDPYRNRTAIGDIGTIDPSSHIIFRVKSNNKLPDSFLLRESCYNIYSSKWWFAYQSNFESIKSEENLTSWKIKHHIQELTNKQMITIAAYLKKGKGLLKIPIDTIQIDQLPVLTMKRNQYGTVLVEDDTGLLIYDAVFGGKELFDSSPTKQDLFIPASDESAINEINKMLDLKSKSPTEILETVKNFFNNKFEYSLIQNSKKQGVSPLEDFLTRTKSGHCEYFATASVLLLRSANIPARYATGYVVDQKNRIDEWIAIRGRHAHAWTLAFINGTWCNFDSTPPSRSEIEEETASTLESVFDLWSQLIFKLYEWRLKNSKEHITKYLWGLIILLLCVMTWRLYSKKQAVKRVKSYKDKEIISKPFPGKNSEFYLIETILTEKGYFRYPWETTGAWIERISNILPLSIPLNNIKSALLLHYKYRFDPEGINSDEKEALKNQIQIIISLITKK
- a CDS encoding NYN domain-containing protein — encoded protein: MVGVKTEKLAVLIDADNAQPSIIEGLLTEIAKYGTANVKRIYGDWTVPDLKVWKEVLLQYSIQPIQQFRYTTGKNATDSAMIIDAMDLLYTNKFDGFCIVSSDSDFTKLASRIREAGLFVYGFGEKKTPKPFVSACDKFIFTEVLRTKDDDSAKINRKTASELKQDSKLVNLLRSAVENSSDDSGLAHLASVGSNIAKQAPEFDPRNYGYKKLGELIAATKLFQIEEREVGDGLSKALYLKDLRKR
- a CDS encoding TonB-dependent receptor, giving the protein MMKKLLYSLIALLIFSSVYASDVEKADCEVSGAIYEKGTKKPIKNAVFFVKEASLQIETDDKGEFKFNAKPGEYTIIIPIIGYEKFETQIKIIENEKLVLTFRIEPKIINPYEIVVRSKKPQSEVSAQRISIQEAYTIPGSNRDVIKAISNMPGINSISVFNGYGSGLVIRGSSPEDSVYHVNDQWIPMLYHFGGFESVFEPELIESLEYYAGGFSPEFYEAMGGVVKVNFRDPRTDRIGGYVNLSLLSSSIMLEGPINDSDSFAISVKRGFLDVYTRMLASEFEDELSFTTYPVYYDTNFLYTKKLSNLNKLRLIGVCSSDSMEMVLEDEAESPRFSNKLSTDLSFANFIFEWEYKKGDLKSIFSPMLSYEKTSFDFGPRAYFIFRQDILSLSEKLEFSAGEKHLIKTGGRFVTGIVKIESSFFAPPKEGEVTHNPYEEEINDDQKIHFYFPAFYLMDQMAYGDFIVTPGVAALYDTHNEHFYVDPRFSIKYMIRKDLALKYGMGLFSKMPEEDESHEPWGTEGLKPERSYHYIGGFEKNITDDISLDVQGYYKDFKNLVSRTDDEDPTEYENAGTGYAYGAELLLRHKLTDKFFGWMSYSYCVSKRKDGPNEKERFFDMDIPHNLTFVLSYKFNKEWQVGARFNYSSGLPYTDLLSTDTIYDVDNDYYLPIYNGDVNNKRLKARHQLDIRIDRYWLFDKFVLSTYLDIQNVYMNDPVFRVTYSDDYTEKEDLKGLPVMIFLGLKADF